A single region of the Zootoca vivipara chromosome 2, rZooViv1.1, whole genome shotgun sequence genome encodes:
- the LOC118080916 gene encoding zinc finger protein 345-like isoform X1 codes for MGPAACSSRGCDLSELLWLLVAMEQYVLLDPRQKALYHDVMQESYETLMALEFPLSKPDLLSRLEQGDEATSFELQDPGVVLPAIGGNMEEENPPAQKDPEEVEPAAKDSESPKGVDLSSSILAESPLPPSSPSSLPPPPPPAALHNPNNCLQCGKTFSHKSALVKHQKIHTGEKPYECEECGKGFIQRSDLTIHQRTHTGERPYRCPDCGKSFSVSSTLLTHQRTHAPGGEKPNRCPDCGKCFSEPAALERHRKSHTGEKPHECADCGKSFAWSSHLERHRRIHTGEKPYKCPECGRAFAWSSHLDRHRRTHAGAALPEEAPPSKCADCGKRVNHITQPQRFKHKATQTPLEHEEEEEEEAEGEAEVRPYPCTICGKRFSQSSNLLKHQRVHTGEKPYQCPECGRRFSWCSALLKHQRAHSNNGPHSCPECARSFLDPASLAKHQLSHTGGKPHQCPDCNKSFGWSSHLERHRRIHTGEKPYECGDCGRGFTVGSHLERHRRIHTRARPHGCGECGKTFAVGATLATHRRLHDAKAKPHRCPECGKGFSSAAVLERHRRLHRGEKPYQCDVCGKGFAWSSHFDRHRLSHTGEKPFPCAYCGKCFGRSSHRNRHQRAHAVSDDQCRLQNNQDDALQATAVPEWWEGEGERRVPLEQQEVWSSPLDPVGPFQWVAKSPGDAWRTLGGNGLGQEAESLTAPARSWNQPAAHMPTTNPP; via the exons AATTTCCACTGTCCAAGCCTGACTTGCTATCCCGATTGGAACAAGGAGATGAGGCGACATCCTTTGAGCTGCAGGACCCGGGAGTCGTCCTTCCAG CTATCGGTGGCAACATGGAGGAAGAGAATCCTCCTGCACAGAAGGACCCCGAGGAGGTGGAGCCGGCAGCAAAAGACTCCGAGAGTCCCAAGGGGGTTGATCTGAGCAGTAGCATCCTGGCTGagagccccctgcccccctcttcgCCTtcatccctgcctcctccccctcctcctgccgctcTCCACAACCCCAACAACTGCCTCCAGTGTGGCAAAACCTTCAGCCACAAGTCCGCCTTGGTGAAACACCAGAagatccacacgggagagaagccctacgAGTGCGAGGAGTGTGGGAAGGGCTTCATCCAGCGCTCCGACCTGACGATCcaccagagaacccacacaggggagcgGCCGTACCGCTGCCCcgactgcgggaagagcttcagcgtCAGCTCCACGCTGCTGACCCACCAGCGGACCCACGCGCCGGGGGGAGAGAAGCCCAACCGCTGCCCCGACTGTGGGAAGTGCTTCAGCGAGCCGGCGGCCCTGGAGCGGCACCGCAAGagccacacgggagagaagccccaCGAGTGTGCcgactgcgggaagagcttcgcCTGGAGCTCCCACCTGGAGAGGCACCGCCGGATCCACACAggcgagaagccctacaagtgcccTGAGTGCGGGCGGGCGTTCGCCTGGAGCTCGCACCTGGATCGCCACAGGCGAACGCACGCCGGGGCAGCTCTGCCCGAGGAGGCGCCGCCCTCAAAATGCGCAGATTGCGGCAAGCGGGTCAACCACATCACTCAGCCTCAGCGCTTCAAGCATAAAGCCACTCAGACGCCTCTGGagcacgaggaggaggaggaggaggaggctgagggcGAGGCCGAGGTGCGGCCCTATCCGTGCACAATCTGCGGGAAGCGCTTCAGCCAGAGCTCCAACCTGCTCAAACACCAGCGCGTCCACACAGGGGAAAAGCCCTACCAGTGCCCGGAATGTGGGCGGCGGTTTAGCTGGTGCTCTGCCCTCCTCAAGCACCAACGCGCCCACAGCAACAACGGGCCGCATTCCTGCCCAGAGTGCGCCCGCAGCTTCCTGGACCCTGCCTCTCTGGCCAAACACCAGCTCAGCCACACCGGCGGGAAGCCTCACCAGTGTCCGGACTGCAACAAAAGCTTTGGGTGGAGCTCGCACTTGGAGAGGCACCGGCggatccacaccggggagaagccctacgaGTGCGGGGACTGCGGCCGGGGGTTCACGGTGGGCTCCCACTTGGAGAGGCACCGGCGGATCCACACCAGGGCCCGGCCCCACGGCTGCGGGGAGTGCGGCAAGACCTTTGCTGTCGGTGCCACACTGGCCACCCACCGGCGCCTCCACGATGCCAAGGCCAAGCCCCACCGGTGCCCCGAATGCGGGAAAGGGTTCAGCAGCGCGGCGGTGCTTGAACGTCACCGCCGGTTGCACCGTGGAGAGAAACCCTACCAGTGCGATGTCTGCGGCAAGGGCTTTGCTTGGAGCTCGCACTTCGACCGCCACCGGCTCTCGCACACCGGAGAGAAGCCCTTTCCGTGCGCCTACTGCGGGAAGTGCTTCGGCCGCAGCTCCCACCGCAACCGGCACCAGCGTGCTCACGCGGTCTCCGATGACCAATGCCGGCTGCAGAACAACCAAGACGATGCATTGCAGGCAACGGCCGTGCCCGAATGGTGGGAAGGTGAAGGTGAAAGGAGGGTCCCGCTGGAGCAGCAGGAAGTTTGGTCGTCTCCGCTAGATCCCGTTGGCCCTTTCCAGTGGGTAGCCAAATCTCCTGGCGATGCATGGAGGACCTTAGGGGGAAACGGTTTGGGGCAAGAGGCCGAGAGTTTGACAGCCCCAGCCAGAAGCTGGAATCAGCCAGCTGCTCACATGCCCACTACTAACCCCCCTTGA
- the LOC118080916 gene encoding zinc finger protein 345-like isoform X2, producing MEQYVLLDPRQKALYHDVMQESYETLMALEFPLSKPDLLSRLEQGDEATSFELQDPGVVLPAIGGNMEEENPPAQKDPEEVEPAAKDSESPKGVDLSSSILAESPLPPSSPSSLPPPPPPAALHNPNNCLQCGKTFSHKSALVKHQKIHTGEKPYECEECGKGFIQRSDLTIHQRTHTGERPYRCPDCGKSFSVSSTLLTHQRTHAPGGEKPNRCPDCGKCFSEPAALERHRKSHTGEKPHECADCGKSFAWSSHLERHRRIHTGEKPYKCPECGRAFAWSSHLDRHRRTHAGAALPEEAPPSKCADCGKRVNHITQPQRFKHKATQTPLEHEEEEEEEAEGEAEVRPYPCTICGKRFSQSSNLLKHQRVHTGEKPYQCPECGRRFSWCSALLKHQRAHSNNGPHSCPECARSFLDPASLAKHQLSHTGGKPHQCPDCNKSFGWSSHLERHRRIHTGEKPYECGDCGRGFTVGSHLERHRRIHTRARPHGCGECGKTFAVGATLATHRRLHDAKAKPHRCPECGKGFSSAAVLERHRRLHRGEKPYQCDVCGKGFAWSSHFDRHRLSHTGEKPFPCAYCGKCFGRSSHRNRHQRAHAVSDDQCRLQNNQDDALQATAVPEWWEGEGERRVPLEQQEVWSSPLDPVGPFQWVAKSPGDAWRTLGGNGLGQEAESLTAPARSWNQPAAHMPTTNPP from the exons AATTTCCACTGTCCAAGCCTGACTTGCTATCCCGATTGGAACAAGGAGATGAGGCGACATCCTTTGAGCTGCAGGACCCGGGAGTCGTCCTTCCAG CTATCGGTGGCAACATGGAGGAAGAGAATCCTCCTGCACAGAAGGACCCCGAGGAGGTGGAGCCGGCAGCAAAAGACTCCGAGAGTCCCAAGGGGGTTGATCTGAGCAGTAGCATCCTGGCTGagagccccctgcccccctcttcgCCTtcatccctgcctcctccccctcctcctgccgctcTCCACAACCCCAACAACTGCCTCCAGTGTGGCAAAACCTTCAGCCACAAGTCCGCCTTGGTGAAACACCAGAagatccacacgggagagaagccctacgAGTGCGAGGAGTGTGGGAAGGGCTTCATCCAGCGCTCCGACCTGACGATCcaccagagaacccacacaggggagcgGCCGTACCGCTGCCCcgactgcgggaagagcttcagcgtCAGCTCCACGCTGCTGACCCACCAGCGGACCCACGCGCCGGGGGGAGAGAAGCCCAACCGCTGCCCCGACTGTGGGAAGTGCTTCAGCGAGCCGGCGGCCCTGGAGCGGCACCGCAAGagccacacgggagagaagccccaCGAGTGTGCcgactgcgggaagagcttcgcCTGGAGCTCCCACCTGGAGAGGCACCGCCGGATCCACACAggcgagaagccctacaagtgcccTGAGTGCGGGCGGGCGTTCGCCTGGAGCTCGCACCTGGATCGCCACAGGCGAACGCACGCCGGGGCAGCTCTGCCCGAGGAGGCGCCGCCCTCAAAATGCGCAGATTGCGGCAAGCGGGTCAACCACATCACTCAGCCTCAGCGCTTCAAGCATAAAGCCACTCAGACGCCTCTGGagcacgaggaggaggaggaggaggaggctgagggcGAGGCCGAGGTGCGGCCCTATCCGTGCACAATCTGCGGGAAGCGCTTCAGCCAGAGCTCCAACCTGCTCAAACACCAGCGCGTCCACACAGGGGAAAAGCCCTACCAGTGCCCGGAATGTGGGCGGCGGTTTAGCTGGTGCTCTGCCCTCCTCAAGCACCAACGCGCCCACAGCAACAACGGGCCGCATTCCTGCCCAGAGTGCGCCCGCAGCTTCCTGGACCCTGCCTCTCTGGCCAAACACCAGCTCAGCCACACCGGCGGGAAGCCTCACCAGTGTCCGGACTGCAACAAAAGCTTTGGGTGGAGCTCGCACTTGGAGAGGCACCGGCggatccacaccggggagaagccctacgaGTGCGGGGACTGCGGCCGGGGGTTCACGGTGGGCTCCCACTTGGAGAGGCACCGGCGGATCCACACCAGGGCCCGGCCCCACGGCTGCGGGGAGTGCGGCAAGACCTTTGCTGTCGGTGCCACACTGGCCACCCACCGGCGCCTCCACGATGCCAAGGCCAAGCCCCACCGGTGCCCCGAATGCGGGAAAGGGTTCAGCAGCGCGGCGGTGCTTGAACGTCACCGCCGGTTGCACCGTGGAGAGAAACCCTACCAGTGCGATGTCTGCGGCAAGGGCTTTGCTTGGAGCTCGCACTTCGACCGCCACCGGCTCTCGCACACCGGAGAGAAGCCCTTTCCGTGCGCCTACTGCGGGAAGTGCTTCGGCCGCAGCTCCCACCGCAACCGGCACCAGCGTGCTCACGCGGTCTCCGATGACCAATGCCGGCTGCAGAACAACCAAGACGATGCATTGCAGGCAACGGCCGTGCCCGAATGGTGGGAAGGTGAAGGTGAAAGGAGGGTCCCGCTGGAGCAGCAGGAAGTTTGGTCGTCTCCGCTAGATCCCGTTGGCCCTTTCCAGTGGGTAGCCAAATCTCCTGGCGATGCATGGAGGACCTTAGGGGGAAACGGTTTGGGGCAAGAGGCCGAGAGTTTGACAGCCCCAGCCAGAAGCTGGAATCAGCCAGCTGCTCACATGCCCACTACTAACCCCCCTTGA
- the LOC118080919 gene encoding zinc finger protein CKR1-like, protein MEPWVYLDPRQRALYRDVMQESYETLMSLAADKLLNSNNNEEEEEEEDDEEEEDDEGPEELRPGTSQSTPRRVKPVVRRTPPKQLPPPPPLPPPPKIMPVVKKDKATQRGHGLKNSLESRCSDCTMSLHAPPRGRQRSEANAAREKPFQCSDCGKSFIWSSHLERHRRMHTGEKPFKCLNCGEAYSQNFHLLQHRCSQLIEKPFKCPECGKRFAQSSALENHRKGHTAEKPHKCADCGKCFIWASHLERHRRVHTGERPFKCPECGETYSQSAHLAKHRRNHMGERPYNCPACWRSYALISELEEHKKTHLGCEDCGKVYRSRQTLMRHQRGHHRERTHLCEECGKGFVWASHLERHRRVHTGERPFPCPTCGEKFAQKVHLLQHNKTHSHARPYKCGDCDKRFGDSSAFLAHQRGHAMEKNHKCQYCGKSFAWSSHLERHQRIHTGEKPYKCPDCPEHFSQTSQLFKHQRTHVGKRPYKCSECGRSFGTTLEVIIHQRTHFGTKAYRCSNCGKGFTRRANLLKHQRSHVKESPEKKED, encoded by the exons ATGGAGCCATGGGTGTACCTTGACCCGCGGCAGAGGGCACTATATCGAGATGTCATGCAGGAGAGTTACGAGACGCTGATGTCTCTCG CTGCAGACAAGCTGCTGAACAGTAACAacaatgaagaggaggaagaggaggaggacgatgaagaggaggaggacgacgaaGGGCCCGAGGAGCTGCGTCCAGGCACGTCTCAAAGCACCCCCAGGCGAGTCAAGCCCGTGGTGCGCCGCACACCGCCCAagcagctgccgccgccaccaccactgccaccaccacccaagaTCATGCCGGTGGTGAAGAAGGACAAAGCAACTCAGCGAGGGCATGGGCTAAAGAACAGCTTGGAGAGCCGTTGCTCGGACTGCACGATGAGCCTGCATGCGCCGCCCCGGGGCCGCCAGCGGAGCGAGGCCAACGCCGCGCGGGAGAAGCCCTTCCAGTGCTCGGACTGCGGCAAGAGCTTCATCTGGAGCTCCCACCTGGAGCGCCACCGCCGGatgcacacgggcgagaagcccttcAAGTGCCTCAACTGCGGCGAGGCCTACAGCCAGAACTTCCACCTGCTGCAGCACCGCTGCTCGCAGCTGATCGAGAAGCCCTTCAAGTGCCCCGAGTGCGGGAAGCGCTTCGCGCAGAGCTCAGCCCTGGAGAACCACCGCAAGGGCCACACGGCCGAGAAGCCCCACAAGTGCGCCGACTGCGGCAAGTGCTTCATCTGGGCCTCCCACCTGGAGCGGCACCGGCGGGTCCACACGGGCGAGCGGCCCTTCAAGTGCCCCGAGTGCGGGGAGACCTACAGCCAGAGCGCCCACCTGGCCAAGCACCGGCGCAACCACATGGGCGAGCGGCCCTACAACTGCCCGGCCTGCTGGCGGAGCTATGCGCTCATCTCGGAGCTGGAGGAGCACAAGAAGACCCACCTGGGCTGCGAGGACTGCGGCAAGGTCTATCGCAGCCGCCAGACGCTGATGCGCCACCAGAGGGGCCACCACCGCGAGCGCACGCACCTGTGCGAGGAGTGCGGCAAGGGCTTCGTGTGGGCCTCCCACCTGGAGCGCCACCGCCGCGTGCACACGGGCGAGcggcccttcccctgccccacctGCGGGGAGAAGTTCGCCCAGAAGGTCCACCTTCTGCAGCACAACAAGACGCACTCGCACGCCCGGCCCTACAAGTGCGGCGACTGCGACAAGCGCTTCGGCGACAGCTCGGCCTTCCTGGCGCACCAGCGGGGCCACGCCATGGAGAAGAACCACAAGTGCCAGTactgcgggaagagcttcgcCTGGAGCTCCCACCTGGAGAGGCACCAGCgcatccacacgggagagaagccctacaagtgccccGACTGCCCCGAGCACTTCAGCCAGACCTCGCAGCTCTTCAAGCACCAGCGCACCCACGTGGGGAAGAGGCCCTACAAGTGCAGCGAGTGCGGGAGGAGCTTCGGCACCACCCTGGAGGTCATCATCCACCAGCGGACCCACTTCGGGACCAAGGCGTACCGCTGCTCCAACTGTGGGAAGGGTTTCACGCGGCGCGCCAACCTGCTGAAGCACCAGAGGAGCCACGTGAAGGAGAGCCCCGAGAAAAAGGAAGATTAA